In Gigantopelta aegis isolate Gae_Host chromosome 6, Gae_host_genome, whole genome shotgun sequence, the following are encoded in one genomic region:
- the LOC121375841 gene encoding histone deacetylase complex subunit SAP30 homolog has protein sequence MMSTNGFSTEEDSRGGHDQVCCLIDSGDRCSRQAGNASYSKRIQKTVIQRKLKLVRDDNVSHIYICDYHKNMIQSVRSKRKRKDSEDDRMFDQDDDIPEIDFFQMPVNALRRYKRHFKISTRPGLNKAQLADAVGRHFKTIPVIEKEALTFFIYMAKNYKSRFDQKFMDAVPS, from the exons ATGATGAG CACGAATGGCTTCAGTACAGAGGAAGACAGCAGAGGTGGGCACGACCAGGTGTGTTGTTTGATTGACAGTGGAGACCGATGTTCCAGGCAGGCTGGTAATGCAAGCTATAGCAAGAGAATCCAGAAAACTGTCATCCAGCGCAAACTCAAACTGGTTCGAGATGATAAt gTATCTCACATATACATCTGTGATTACCACAAAAACATGATACAAAGTGTTCGCAGCAAACGAAAACGCAAGGACAGCGAAGATGATCGGATGTTTGACCAGGATGATGATATACCAGAG attGACTTTTTTCAAATGCCTGTAAATGCACTTCGTCGATACAAGAGACACTTTAAAATATCTACCCGACCGGGACTCAACAAAGCACAGTTGGCAGAC GCTGTAGGCCGACATTTCAAGACGATTCCTGTGATTGAAAAGGAAGCTCTCACATTCTTCATCTACATGGCCAAAAACTACAAGAGTCGCTTTGACCAGAAGTTCATGGACGCTGTTCCCAGCTAG
- the LOC121374923 gene encoding eukaryotic translation initiation factor 3 subunit F-like: protein MATNLVCRVHPVVLFSIVDSYERRNEDAKRVIGTLLGICDKGVVEVTNCFAVPHNESEDEVAVDIEYAKNMYDLYRKVNGNEVIVGWYSTSPDVSSHSVLIHEYYSREANNPIHLTVDTTVKSGKLGMKAFISVPMGVPNKSIGTMFTPVSVEIVSYEPEKVGVDVLQNGKYNLKRSVSMVSDLRHIETACVKLQDMLEQVTSYVDEVLAGKVQADNAIGRFLLSLVTSIPQIDHDQFEDMLNSNMKDLLMVVYLANLTRSQLALNEKLSLLTQ, encoded by the exons ATGGCCACCAATCTCGTGTGCCGGGTTCATCcagttgttttatttagcaTTGTTGACTCGTATGAGAGACGAAATGAAGATGCGAAAAGAGTTATTGGAACACTACTtg gTATTTGTGACAAGGGTGTCGTAGAGGTGACTAATTGTTTCGCCGTTCCACACAATGAATCTGAAGATGAG GTGGCTGTTGACATTGAGTATGCCAAGAACATGTATGATTTATACAGGAAGGTCAATGGAAATGAAGTTATTGTTGGGTG GTACTCGACGAGTCCAGATGTATCGAGCCACTCAGTATTGATTCACGAATATTACTCCCGGGAAGCTAATAATCCAATACACCTGACTGTTGATACCACAGTGAAGTCTGGGAAGCTCGGAATGAAAGCCTTTATAAG tgttCCGATGGGAGTTCCGAACAAGTCAATTGGTACGATGTTCACACCGGTCAGTGTTGAGATTGTCAGCTATGAACCAGAAAAAGTCGGAG TTGATGTATTACAAAACGGCAAGTACAACCTGAAGAGAAGTGTTTCCATGGTGTCAGACCTGCGGCACATTGAAACGGCGTGTGTGAAATTGCAGGATATGTTGGAACAAGTTACATCATACGTGGATGAAGTTCTT GCTGGGAAGGTACAAGCTGACAATGCCATCGGAAGGTTTTTATTGAGCCTCGTCACAAGCATACCACAGATTGACCATGACCAGTTTGAAGATATGCTCAACTCTAATATGAAG gATCTGCTTATGGTTGTTTACCTGGCCAATCTGACGAGATCACAGCTGGCACTGAATGAAAAACTCAGCCTCCTAACGCAGTAG